The DNA region TAGCAGCCGATAAGCATGATGACAAGCTTGCTCAACCATTTGAACGGTTTGACCGACTGATCTTATTGACGCTGCATAAAATGTCGTCTATAATAGGCCCGTTGTTCAATATTGGACAATCGATGCTTCACGTCCCGCACACTCACCTGCTTCAGAGCATCTCGGAGTACGTTCCAGCACCTCAGTCGTTAGCTCTGCGGCGCATTGGAAGAAAGGATACGTATGGCGGCACCAATATCCCGCAAGCTCTCTAATTCATTCGAGGGCGCATTGGCTGGCGGCGGTGATCCCGCAACCTCACCCCTTTACGTTTTTGGACCATTTCTGAAACTTATCGTCATTGCCGGCGTGGCTAAGATCACCTTTGGTGCCAGTATCTGGCTGGTGGTATTTACGGTGGTAGCGGTGTCGGCTATGTATCGCCTGGTGATGCGCTGGGTGACGGATGGCAGCGGCGGTAGCGGCCTGAGTGAAGAGGAATTTGGCCCCTGGGCAGTCAAGGTTAACGCAGGCATCACCTTTATCGAATATACGTTGACTTTCCTGGTCAGTATGGCGGCCATGGTCACCTTCATGGCTGATCGCCTTCCCGCCCTTAATCAAGATATTTTTGGCATCCAATACCGCACCTTCGTTGCGATCATTCTCAGTATCATCACAGGCTGGTTGGTGAATCGAGGGCCAAAAGTTGCTGCCCGTGTCTTCGGCCCTGCAACAGCAGGAGTGCTGGCGTTGCTGTGGATAATGATCCTGACCAGTATCTGGCAGCGCTATGCTCCAAATGGAATTCTTCACGGAGTCCCTTTGGTCCCCGGCATAAACCTCGAAGCTTTCAAACCGGAGTACCTGTTCCAGTATACCCTGGGCGGATTTGCCCGCATCTTGGCGTTGATGACCGGAATCGAGGTGTTCGCCAATCTGGTGGCTGCCTACGAGGGTGACGACGAGTCCAAATCGCGTAAGGCCTTCGGTAGTTTGGTCATTGTTATGGGAACCACTTCGCTGACCATGTTGATCGTTGGCCCTGCAATTGCCGCTCTTTCCGACATTGAGCATGCGGAGAAGGTGTCTGTCTTTACCCAGACGATGGATACATTGCTTCCATCGCCGCTTCCGATGATCGGTACGGTCGTCGGAATCCTTGTACTGCTCTCAGCTTCGGCGGCCAGTGCTCAGGGCCTTCAGAATTTGGCACTGGGCCTGAAAGACCGGCATTATGTTCCGGCGATTCTCGGCCAACGCAATCAATTTGGCGTGGCCAACTGGCCAGTTTGGATCGAGGTCGGGATCGTGGTGCTTATGTTCCTGGTTGCTGGAACTAACGAGGAGACCTATTTGGCCATCTATGCCGCTGGCGTTTTTATCCTGTTGAGCATGACAGGATGGGCTACGGCCAAACGCCTGATCCGGTTTATCAGGGAAGGCCAGGGCGGCAAGCAAATAGTAATGCTGATCGGGGTCGTTTTTGCCGCCGTCCTTTCGACGGGTGCTACTACCATTATTTTCGTTGAACGTTTCACGGAAGGTGCATGGCTCTATATTCCAATGATCGCTGGCCTATTCTTGTTTTTCACCTATTTCCGCCGCAAGCTGGGCGATCCAAGCCCCCTCATGGAGGAATTGGGACAGCGCGAGCAGGCTATGTGGGGTTTGGGAATACCGCCCGGGTCAGCTGATCTGCCTGACGCAGCAATGGTAGATTTCGGTTCCACACTCGCTGCGCAGGCGGCCATCACCGGTACCGACCAACTTATCGTTCCAGCAAGTAGCTGGCGAGGAGAAAAGGCTGAGATCGACAAGGTAGTGGTTTCGCTGGACGGCTCGGAGTTTGGAGAATACGCATTGCCCATGGCCCAGGCTGTATGTGAGGTTACCGGTGCATCACTGGTTCTTGTGTCGGTGATTCCGGTCAAGGGCTTGCTGCGGGTCCTGCCCAATTCACCCGGCGGTGAGATGGAGTCGGGGCAGGCCGAGCGCGAAACCTACTTGAGCCAGGTTGCTGGAAAGATGCAGTCGGCCGGCATTGAGACAGAGTACTATGTGGCAGTCGGACCGGTGGCAGAGGCCATCAACACAGTAACGCGCGAAACCGATGCCGACATGTTGATCATGAGTACCCATGGACGATCGGGCATGGATCGCTTCCTGATAGGAAGCGTCGCCAATGCAGTCGTACAACTGGCTACCGCACCAATCATGCTGCTACGGCCCGATGACGAAATGCCTCCCACCACGTTGGAAATGGACGAGGTCCTGGTGACCCTGGATGGTTCCAGCTATTCTGAGCGCGTGCTTCCCTATGCCAAAACATTGGCCGATGCTATCGACGGCGAAATTATTCTGCTGACCGTGCCACAGGTACCTGAACCGGAAATGTATGGCGCTCACTACGATGCTGTCAAGGAACTGCGTGACATAGCAGAGGTCAACGCGCAGCGCTATCTGGATTCGGTGGCGCACAATCTGCGGCAAGATGGGGCCAACGTTCGGGCTATCGTGACAGGTTCCCGGC from Chloroflexota bacterium includes:
- a CDS encoding universal stress protein, giving the protein MAAPISRKLSNSFEGALAGGGDPATSPLYVFGPFLKLIVIAGVAKITFGASIWLVVFTVVAVSAMYRLVMRWVTDGSGGSGLSEEEFGPWAVKVNAGITFIEYTLTFLVSMAAMVTFMADRLPALNQDIFGIQYRTFVAIILSIITGWLVNRGPKVAARVFGPATAGVLALLWIMILTSIWQRYAPNGILHGVPLVPGINLEAFKPEYLFQYTLGGFARILALMTGIEVFANLVAAYEGDDESKSRKAFGSLVIVMGTTSLTMLIVGPAIAALSDIEHAEKVSVFTQTMDTLLPSPLPMIGTVVGILVLLSASAASAQGLQNLALGLKDRHYVPAILGQRNQFGVANWPVWIEVGIVVLMFLVAGTNEETYLAIYAAGVFILLSMTGWATAKRLIRFIREGQGGKQIVMLIGVVFAAVLSTGATTIIFVERFTEGAWLYIPMIAGLFLFFTYFRRKLGDPSPLMEELGQREQAMWGLGIPPGSADLPDAAMVDFGSTLAAQAAITGTDQLIVPASSWRGEKAEIDKVVVSLDGSEFGEYALPMAQAVCEVTGASLVLVSVIPVKGLLRVLPNSPGGEMESGQAERETYLSQVAGKMQSAGIETEYYVAVGPVAEAINTVTRETDADMLIMSTHGRSGMDRFLIGSVANAVVQLATAPIMLLRPDDEMPPTTLEMDEVLVTLDGSSYSERVLPYAKTLADAIDGEIILLTVPQVPEPEMYGAHYDAVKELRDIAEVNAQRYLDSVAHNLRQDGANVRAIVTGSRPATTIVETAEAEGADLIMLATHGRGGMDRLVVGSVADRVVHHTNCPVFLVPVHERRTPH